The following nucleotide sequence is from Lentimicrobium sp. L6.
AGCAAATAAAAAGCCGAATATGATTCATATTCGGCTTTAATTTTTTTTGGTTTTAATTATCCAAAAACGCCTCTTGTTAACCCACCATCTACACTAATAGTTTGGCCAGTAACATAAGCAGATTGAGGAGAAAGCAGCCATAATGCTAGGCTTGCAAACTCTTTTGGATCTCCCATTTTACCATTCAAGGATTCTGCTTCAATTTGTTCACGAGCTTCCTCTTCTGAAATATCAGAAATTAAAGCCTTTTTTGAAATGATTCTGTCCATTGCGCTGGTGTCATGATAACCCGGGGCCAATATATTCATATTAACACCTTTGTTTCCAACCTCTTGAGAGAAGGTTTTTACATAACCAACCATGGCTAACCTAAAAGCGTTACTTAAAACTAAGTTCGCTACTGGTTGCTTTACAGAGATACTCTCCACAAACACCATTTTTCCACCGCCCCATCCAATAAATCTTTGAACTAGCTTTTTGGTAATTCTCACCTTCCAACGAACCAATGACTTATAGGCTGTATCCCAGTCATTCAATCTCGATTCCATAGCGCTTTTTGCTGGTGGCCCACCTGCATTGATCACCGCTCCTGATAGTCTCTTATTGCCTATCATATTTAAAACCTTGTCTTGTTCTAATGGAATGGTGATGTCAACAGCTAAATACTCAACTTGCTCGGGAGCCATCTTTTTTAGCTCTATTAATTTTTCCTCAGTTTTGGAATTAGCAAAAACAAATGCTCCTTCTTTAATAAGCGCTTCGGCTATTGCTCTTCCAAAGCCGCTACCTGCACCTGTGACCAAAAAATATTGGCCTTTTAATTTTAAATCCATACTTATCTCCTCTTTTAGTAACGCGATAAAATTAGTAAAAATCTTGATATGGACAAATATTGTAATTGAAGGTTAACAAATATATATGAAAATATAATACTATACCAAGGTGGGGTATAAGTATGTTTTGATTTTTGTAATTAGCCTATAATCAAAGGTGTAATGATTTAAAAAAAATAGATATTTAGTTTTCAAAAAATAAAAGATTATTTTCATAAAATTTATTTAAGATAGGAGGAATTGCATTTTAGATGTGAAGGTAAATGATCAAATAAATTCTGTAATTTCGTCCACATGAAATTTAAACACAACAAAATGATAAAGAAAACACTAATTTTTATGATGCTTGGTGCTTTTGCAATGAGTTTAAACTCTTGTGGAGATGAACCAAAGCCTATGGGGGAAAAGATTAAAACAGAGGATGTTAAAATGAAAAGTTTAGTAGAGACCTATACTGATTTCACTTTGACTTCGGATATTTCTCATCTTTCGGTTGATGAAAAGGAAATGTTGAAACTCCTTTTCCAAGCTGCAGAAGTGATGAATTCTATTTATTGGCAAGAAAGCTATGGTGACAAGGCTAGTCTGATGGCTAAATTAGAAGATCCTTATCAAAAAAAGTTTGTCGAAATCAATTATGGACCTTGGGATCGTTTGGATGATAATTCATCCTTTGTTGAAGGGATTGGAAAGAAGCCAGCAGGAGTTCGGTTTTATCCGGTTGATATGACCAAAGAAGAGTTTGAGGCTTGGGATGATGAAGATAAATCAAGCCAATATACCATGATTGTGCGTGATGAGAATAAGAAGCTCAAGTCGGTTTGGTATCACGAGTATTTTAAAGATGAGATAGATCGAGTAGTGGACTTACTTAAAGAAGCAGCTAAATTGGCCGGAGACGAGGGCTTCCGTACTTATTTAAATTTAAGAGCAGAAGCATTATTAACTGATGATTATTTAGCAAGTGATATGGCTTGGATGGACATGAGGGATAATAATGTAGATCTTGTTATCGGGCCCATAGAGAATTATGAGGATGCTCTTTTTGGTACTAAAGCTGCACATGAGGCCTTTATTCTTATCAAAGATTTAGAGTGGACTAAGAAGCTAGCACATTTTGCGCAATTTCTTCCAGAATTGCAAAAGCAAATGCCTGTGGAAGCTAAATATAAAGCAGAGATTCCTGGAAGTAATGCTGATCTTGGAGCTTATGATGCTGTATTCTATGCAGGAGATTGTAATGCGGGTTCCAAGACTATTGCCATCAATCTTCCAAATGATGAGCGTGTGCAACTAGAAAAAGGATCTCGTCGTCTGCAATTGAAGAATTCTATGCAAGCCAAATTCGATAAGATACTAATTCCAATCAGTGAAGTTTTGATTGCTGAAGGTCAACGCAAACATGTTACTTTTGATGCATTCTTTGCTAATACTATGTTTCATGAAGTGGCTCATGGTTTAGGAATCAAGAATACCATTAATGGTAAAGGTGATGTTCGCTCAGCCATTAAAGAACAATACTCTGCTCTTGAGGAGGGTAAAGCTGATATATTAGGTTTGTATATGGTAACTAAGTTACACGAGATGGGTGAGCTTGGTGAAGCTGACCTTATGGATAACTACGTAACTTTTATGGCTGGTATCTTCCGCTCTGTTCGTTTTGGAGCTGCCAGTAGTCATGGGAAATCAAATATGGTTCGTTTCAATTACTTCCTAGAGCGTGGTGCTTTCACCAAATTAGAAAATGGAACATATCATATTGATATGGCTAAAATGCAAGATGCTTCAAAAGAGTTAACCCAATTGATCCTTAAAATACAAGGGGATGGGGATTATGATGCCGCTAAAAAGCTAGTCGTAGAAAAAGGAACCATTAATGCTGATTTGCAAAAAGATTTAAATAAAATTGATGCCGCCGGTATCCCAATCGATATCGTTTTTAATCAAGGTATGGGGCAATTGAATTTTTAATTAACCAATTTCGTATTTAAAAAAATCAAAAGCTTGGTCATTTGACCAGGCTTTTTTTATGGAGGCTTTTATTTTATGAGCTTATAAACTGACAATATTTAATAGAAAACAGACAAAACGGCATAATATATTTTTCACACACGACATAATGGCTGGCTTTGGACCGGAATTTCATTTGGCATTTCATTTGAGTACTTCAAATCAAATAACAATAAAATATTTAAAACATAAAAATAAGGAGATAAAACCATGATGAATTTAGTAAAAGTAAACAGAAACCCATTATTCTCAGATTTAATGAATCAAATGTGGAATGATTTTGAAACTACACCAAAGGTAAAGCCAGCTACCAATGTGTTGGAAAACGAAACAGGGTTTAAAATTCAGATTTCAATTCCAGGATGGGAGAAAGAAGATGTGAAAGTTGAAATTGACAAATCTCTTTTGAAGGTATCAGGCAAAGTAGAAGATAAGCAAGAAGAAAGCAAAGACGAGTTCCTAAGAAAAGAATTTAAAGCTGCATCTTTTGAAAGAGCCTTCACTTTACCAAAGGAGATTGACCACGAAAACATCCATGCTGAGCATAAGAATGGAATTTTAGAAATTAGCATCCCTAAAAATCTTAAAGAATTAGAGAAAATGCAAAGATTGATTGAGATTAAGTAATTCATAAGAATAGCAGAGTTTCATAAAAAGCCACCCATTGGGTGGCTTTTTATGTTAAATATTACAGGTCTTTTAGTGTGTTGGGGTGTGAATGTTCAATAACATGATCCGTCTTTATATCAACAAAAAAAATCGAACAATGAAAAAGCTTATATTATTATGTTTAATATCGTCATTTGGAATAATGGCAAATGCACAAGTAGAAATAGGAACCGCTACGAATTTCACTGAAACAGAGGGAGATGGAACCATAGAGTTTAATGGTGCTGCCACTGTTTGGGATGATTATGTAGTGCCTTTTGCATCGACTAAAGTAAAGCAGTTCGTTGATCCGCCAGTATGGGTAAGTTTTATAGATGAGATCTATCAATACAAGTTTGAAGATAGTAAACTGGAGGAAGTGGGTATGACTATTCAGATGCCACATAGTTGGAATGGAACTGCTATCCATCCTCATATACACTGGTCACCAGAAGATGATGGCGCTGGAGATGTGATTTGGGCTATAGAATATACCTGGGTAAATTATAATTCAGAAACCCAATATGTTTTTCCTGCTGCTGAGACTCTTACAGCAACGGCAAGCGTGAATGGTGATTCTCATAAGTATTTAATAGCTAGTTTTGGACCCATAACTCCACTCACAGGATCAGAGAACCCTCAAGATAATGTAAGTAGCATTTTATTGATTAGGTTGTATAGAAACGGGACCAGTAATGATGACACATATGCTAAAGGGGCTTTTGCTTTGTCTTTTGATATTCATTACGAAAAGAACACGGTTGGAAGCAGGCAAGAATACATTAAATAAAAGGCAAATTATAAATCATATTAAAATAATAATAGTTCTATTGTTTTTACCAAGTCTTTTGCATGCTCAAATAACAATAAAGCAGAACATGGGATTAAGAGTGTTGGAGGAGGATGAAATAAGAGTTGCTGGAAATGTTAATTTGGAAGATGCTACTTCTTCTGTTTCCCTTGATGGAAATATGAGTATCTCCGGAGATTTGTCAAATTCTGCCAATGCTTCTAATTTTATTATAGAATCGGATGCTAATAATACAGGCTCCTTAATTGTCGATGGAGCAATTATTGGAGATTATACAGTGGAAAGATATGTTACGAGTAATACTTGGCATTTTTTATCAGCTACAGTTGATAATTTAACCACTAGGGCTTTTTATTTTGATGAGAATCCGCTTACCTATATTGCTTCATATAATGAGCCAGTTGGTACTTGGGATTTTATATCAGGCCTTGACGAGTCTTTACCTATGGGTATCGGTTATAAATTTTGGGTTGCTGAATCTAAGGCTCCTATTACGGCATACATGGAGGGTGAGTTGAAATCAACAAGCTTATCCGTAGATTTGGATTATGGAGGAGTTGGTGGGAACTGGAATTTAATTGGTAATCCATTTCCGTCTGCAGTTGATTGGGATGACGAAAACTGGTTAACAACCAATACAACAGGTGCTGTTTATATTTGGGATTCCACTTTTAATAATGGCGATTATAGAGTTTATAATGGGAGTACAGGAGATTTAACAAATGGTGTTATTCCTATGAGTCAAAGTTTTTTTTGTTTCGGCAACTTCTTCTGGGTCTTTTAATATTCCTGCGAGTGCAAGGACTCATGATGGATCGAATTTTTATAAGTCAACTAAGGAAAAAGGAAGTCCTTTTATTAAACTTCAATTGAATCATCAAACTAAAGGAAATACTCTCTTTATTGGTTTCCCAGATAATGGAACCGCTCATTTTGATTTTAGAGGCGATGCCCACAAGCTTTATTCTGCAGCAGATGTACCACAACTATTTGCTATAGAGGATGGGGAAAAACTCTGCATCAATGCCAATAAGCCATTGGGCAATGAAATGATAAGCATACCTTTATATATAGATCAAGTTGAGAATGGAGAATATAGTTTGAGCATGTCGAAAGGAGAAAATATACCAGGTGTTCAAATTGTTTTAAAGGATTTAAAAACAGGTTTCCAGCAAGACCTAAAGAAATATCCAACATATAATTATAGTGCTTCTGAAAGTGATGAATTACAGCGGTTTGTGATTGCATTTCATCAAAATGCTTACGGTTTTGAGGAGGAAGAAATAATTGATGATTTAGTGGGAATTTATTACGCAAATGGTGTCATTTGTATAACTTCTAAAGGTGTAGCGGAATTTGAGAGTGCTGACTTGTATGTCTTCAATCTATTAGGCCAGGAGATTCATTCTCAGGGTATAGCATCAGTAGAATTAATAAGGATTCCATTCAATTCTGATCAGGAATATATAATTGTAAAGCTTATCAAAAATGGTTTTTATATAGTTGAGAAAATCAAATTATAGTATAAGTTTAGTCTGATACCCTTTTTTCTTTGTATTGTATGACGGGCAAAAACCTCTGCTTTCATAATATGGTGTAAGCTAAGAATACCAGAGTCTTACTTTGTTTACAGTTGATGAAATATTAAAGATATAAGCCAGTCATTGTAAATTAATTTGGCAAGGCTTATAGGAATTTTAACTCAAGACCCTAATATACTTATCCTGGATTGATAGTTAAGTATGCAGGATAGTTTAATAAAGAGGCTTAGTTTTGTGTTTTATCGCATATCCCTAAAATTCAGTAATATCACGTAGTTATTATTAAGATATTTTGATTACCTTCGCACTCCTTTTCAAAAAATAGGAAAACTCAATAGGGGGAAGATTCCATTGCTTTTGATAAATAAAATGATTAAATTTGTAAGGGTAGGAGACTATTCCTAGTCTATTAATGTGTGATAAGGTATTGAGAGAAGTATCGAATGAATAGTGTAATGACAGAAATTAAAGAAAATACATCATTAAAAGTCCTTTTAAAGAAGATTTTTGGTTTTACTAGTTTTAAAGGAACCCAAGAAGAAATCATTGAAAGTGTGTTAGCTGGGAGAGATACATTTGTTATCATGCCAACAGGCGGAGGTAAGTCTATGTGTTATCAATTACCTGCTTTAATTCAAAGTGGCACAGCTATTATAGTTTCGCCGTTAATTGCTCTGATGAAGAATCAGGTAGATGTGATTAGAAATTATAGCACTGATAAAGGGATTGCTCATGTAATGAATTCTAGTTTATCGAAAAGTGAGTTGATGGAGGTGCGAGAGGATTTGTTGAGTGGAAAAACTAAGCTTTTATATGTTGCTCCAGAGTCCTTAACTAAGGAAGAGAATGTAGAATTTCTGAAAAACATTGAAATTTCTTTTTACGCAATAGATGAAGCACACTGTATATCTGAATGGGGACATGATTTCCGTCCTGAATATCGAAGACTGCGCCCCATAGTACAAGCCATTGGTCATGATGTGCCGATTATAGCACTAACTGCAACTGCAACTCCAAAGGTAGAACAAGATATATTAAAGAATTTAGCCATTGAGGATGCCAATGTTTTTAAGTCTTCTTTTGATAGAGCAAATCTATATTATGAAGTGCGTCCTAAAACAAAAGATGTCAATAAGGACATTATCAAATATATTAAAACTCAGCCTGGTAAATCAGGTATTGTATATTGCTTAAGCCGTAAAAAGGTGGAGGAAATTGCAGAAACCTTGCAAGTAAATGGAATTAAAGCCCTGCCTTATCATGCAGGTCTTGATGCACATACTCGTCGTAGGAATCAAGATATGTTCTTGATGGAAGAGGCAGATGTAATTGTGGCTACTATTGCTTTTGGAATGGGAATTGACAAGCCTGATATTAGGTTTGTGATTCATCATGATATTCCAAAATCCATAGAAGGATATTATCAGGAGACTGGACGAGCTGGACGTGATGATGGAGAAGGAAACTGTATTGTATTCTATAGTTATGACGATATAGAGAAACTCGAGAAGTTCATGAAGAACAAGCCTGTTGCTGAACAAGAAATTGCCAAACAACTATTACAGGAAACAGTTTCTTATGCAGAATCCTCTGTTTGTCGTCACCGTCAATTATTGCATTATTTTGGAGAAGAATACACCAAAGATAATTGTGGTTGTTGTGATAATTGTCTTAAACCAAAAGAGAGTTTCGAAGGAAAAGAAGATATAGCCAATGCCATACAAGCAGTATTAGATGTTAAGCAGTTGTTTAAACGTGAATATATTGTGAAACTATTGGTAGGAGATTTGAATTCTGATATCAGAGGAGCAAAACACGATAAATTAGAAGTTTTTGGAATTGGCGCTGATAAAGATGAAAAACATTGGAATGCCGTTTTAAGGCAAATTCTAATTAATAATTTTCTAACCAAGGAGATTGAGAACTATGGTCTATTGAAAGTCACTCAAAAAGGACTTGATTTCTTAGAAAAACCATATAGTATTAAACTCACCAAAGATCATGATTATATTGAAGAGGCTGATAGTAGTATAGAAGTTGGAGGTGGTGCTAAATCAGGTGCTTTAGATGTGACCCTCTTTAATATGCTAAAAGACCTAAGGAGAAGAATCTCCAAAGAAGAGAATCTACCTCCTTTCGTTATTTTCCAAGATCCTTCCTTACAAGATATGACCGTTCAGTATCCAGTGAGTCTTGAAGAATTGAAAAATATTTCAGGAGTAGGAGCGGGTAAAGCTGCTAAATATGGAGAGCCTTTTGTTCAGTTGATCGCCAAATATGTTAAAGATAATGATATCACCCGTCCCATGGATATGGTGGTGAAATCAGTGGTCAATAAATCGGGATTAAAGGTTTATATTATTCGAAGTGTTGATAGAAAACTTCCCCTAGAGGATATTGCTAAGGCAAAACAAATGCCTGTTAATGAGATGATTAGTGAGATTGAAAGAATTGTTACTTCTGGAACTAAATTAGATCTGAGTTATTATATTGATGAAGTAGTTGACGAATACCATCAAGAGGAGATTTTAGAGTATTTTCACGAAGCCGATTCCGATAGTATTGAAGATGCACTTGACGAACTGGGAGAAGAAGAATTTGAAGAAATTGAAATTAGACTGATGCGAATAAAATTCTTGTCCGACGTAGGTAACTAAAAATAATTCTAGCATGCTAAAGCTTAAACCCCTTCTATTTTATTTAATAGTTGTTTTATTAATAGTTTCTTCCTGTTCCTCATTTTCTAAAGAGGATACTGATGTGCCTGGGGATTTGATTTCTCGAGATAAGATGATTGTCATATTGGCTGATATGCAGATTACAGAAGCTTTTTTGGATGATTTGAGAAAAACAGGTATTAGAACCAATGACTCCTCATTATTGTATTTTCAAAAGGTATTTAAAAAGAATCAAGTAAGTCCAATGGAATTTGAAAATAGTTTGTTATACTATAAGAAAAATCTGGAGCAAATGGATATGATTTATACAGATGTGGTGACACGTTTAAATGAGTTAAAGGCAAAAAATGATGAGATTTTGCTTCAGATGAAAGCCGATTCGCTAAGATTGGATAGTGTTAAAATCATTGATTCTTTTATCGATAGCTTAAGCCTAAGCAGTGATTCCTTATATGTACAAGATAGTTTAGCTTTGGATTCAATAATTAAACATCATTTTGGCAATAAGTCGAATTAATTATTGTTATATATTTACCCTTTAAAAAACTATCTTTGCGGTGTAAGCCTATGAAGCACTCACTTATTATTATTGTCCTACTATTGTTCACATTCGAAGTGTATTCGCAACGAACTAAACTGGAATGTCTTACTGTTGGTGAGCAAGATGGTTCGGTGACATTAACGTTTTCGGCCGGCTCTAGTACTACCCATTTTTTTATCTATCGTTCTACTTCCATAAATGGAACATTTGAGCATATTCATACCACTAGTGATGCTACAGTAGATACTTATACAGATCTGGATGTGAATGCTGCCTCTCTATCTTATGCTTATTATGTAGAGTCCTATGTGGGTAATCAATTACAAAGCGAATCAGCAAAAGTGCGAACCATATTATTATCTGTAAATAATCTAGATAATGGATTGGTGGATATGTCATGGAACGATTCAGGTTTTGATCCCAATGAGGAATATCATATTTGGAGAAGGGGTTCGGCGACCGCTTATGATGAGCATGATGTTACTTTCGATAATGAGTATATCGACACTACCAGAATGTGTGAAGTTACCTATTATTATCAAATTCGTGTAATGACTAATGGCTGTGAGTCAATTAGTAATGTAAGAGGAGGGATTTTTAAAGACAATACTCAGCCCGATTTGATAATACCAGAAAACGCAAGTGTAGATATTGAAACTGGTGAAATTAGGTTGAGTTGGTTGTTACCAAGTATAGAAAATGCTGACATCAGAAAGTATATGATATGGATCATGAATGAGGAGGGTGAATCCAATACGCAATATCCTATTGCTGAGGTTTATGGCTATCATAATTTATCCATTCAATTGGATCAGGGATTGGTTTGTGATACAACTCTAACATTCTCTATAACAGCACAAGATAGTTGTGGGAATTCATGTGTTTGGACTTCCGATTATTTTATTAGAACTGTTAATCTACATGCCCCTGAGTATAATATTTGTAATGATGAATGCTTGATATCTTGGGATAGTTTAAGGGATTGGCAAGATGTGAGTCTACAAGGTATTCGAGTTTATGAAAAGGTAGCTGATGGGGAATTTGAGGTGGTAGCTGATGTGGATCCAACCGAAACAGAGGTGAGCCTTTTTGGTTTTGAAAGAGATATTGAATACCGGTTTTATATTGAAGCCTATAGTGAGGGAAATACGAGAACATCAACTTCATGTATTAAAAAAGTCATTGGTAGAAAACCTGTTGTTACGGATTTTACTTGGTTGCGTTCGGCAAGTGTGGTAGATGGGAAAGTGGAGCTGAAATGGCAGGTAGATAGTATTGCCTATATTCCTCAATTTGCTATTACTAGGTCGGAAAATGGTGGAGATTTTGAGGTGCTCGATACAGTAATAGGGAATTCAGATACTTTACATTATTATGCAGATATCTCAAGTCGCTATTATCAGTCTCCTCAGTCCTATATTGTTCATCCCTATGATAGTTGCTTAAATATGGGGGAGGGCAGTAATATAGCCATGACTATGAATTCATCTGTAAGTTCTTATGCCGATGGAGAAGCATTAATAGAATGGACTCCTTATTCTAAAATGGATTCTATTATTGCTTATCAAATATATAGAGTGATCGATACTCTTATTTATCCTTTCCCTGTTGGCGAAGTTTATCCTGAATCCGATCTTTCTTATGTAGATCGTTACGATCAGTCGGTACCATTAACCGCTAAAGTGGGTTATTTTGTTGAAGCAGTGGGGCATTTCTCTGATAGTATGCCAACGGCAGATACTGCCCGTTCCAATGTGAATTTCTTGGCCAAGTTAAGTAATGTCTTTATTCCATCAGGTTTCGATCCAGATGGTGGGGTCACTAATATTTTTATGCCTATTTATACCGGAATTAAAATGGAGAATTACAGCTTCAAAATTCTGAATAGATGGGGAAT
It contains:
- a CDS encoding SDR family oxidoreductase: MDLKLKGQYFLVTGAGSGFGRAIAEALIKEGAFVFANSKTEEKLIELKKMAPEQVEYLAVDITIPLEQDKVLNMIGNKRLSGAVINAGGPPAKSAMESRLNDWDTAYKSLVRWKVRITKKLVQRFIGWGGGKMVFVESISVKQPVANLVLSNAFRLAMVGYVKTFSQEVGNKGVNMNILAPGYHDTSAMDRIISKKALISDISEEEAREQIEAESLNGKMGDPKEFASLALWLLSPQSAYVTGQTISVDGGLTRGVFG
- a CDS encoding Zn-dependent hydrolase, with translation MIKKTLIFMMLGAFAMSLNSCGDEPKPMGEKIKTEDVKMKSLVETYTDFTLTSDISHLSVDEKEMLKLLFQAAEVMNSIYWQESYGDKASLMAKLEDPYQKKFVEINYGPWDRLDDNSSFVEGIGKKPAGVRFYPVDMTKEEFEAWDDEDKSSQYTMIVRDENKKLKSVWYHEYFKDEIDRVVDLLKEAAKLAGDEGFRTYLNLRAEALLTDDYLASDMAWMDMRDNNVDLVIGPIENYEDALFGTKAAHEAFILIKDLEWTKKLAHFAQFLPELQKQMPVEAKYKAEIPGSNADLGAYDAVFYAGDCNAGSKTIAINLPNDERVQLEKGSRRLQLKNSMQAKFDKILIPISEVLIAEGQRKHVTFDAFFANTMFHEVAHGLGIKNTINGKGDVRSAIKEQYSALEEGKADILGLYMVTKLHEMGELGEADLMDNYVTFMAGIFRSVRFGAASSHGKSNMVRFNYFLERGAFTKLENGTYHIDMAKMQDASKELTQLILKIQGDGDYDAAKKLVVEKGTINADLQKDLNKIDAAGIPIDIVFNQGMGQLNF
- a CDS encoding Hsp20/alpha crystallin family protein, which translates into the protein MMNLVKVNRNPLFSDLMNQMWNDFETTPKVKPATNVLENETGFKIQISIPGWEKEDVKVEIDKSLLKVSGKVEDKQEESKDEFLRKEFKAASFERAFTLPKEIDHENIHAEHKNGILEISIPKNLKELEKMQRLIEIK
- the recQ gene encoding DNA helicase RecQ encodes the protein MKENTSLKVLLKKIFGFTSFKGTQEEIIESVLAGRDTFVIMPTGGGKSMCYQLPALIQSGTAIIVSPLIALMKNQVDVIRNYSTDKGIAHVMNSSLSKSELMEVREDLLSGKTKLLYVAPESLTKEENVEFLKNIEISFYAIDEAHCISEWGHDFRPEYRRLRPIVQAIGHDVPIIALTATATPKVEQDILKNLAIEDANVFKSSFDRANLYYEVRPKTKDVNKDIIKYIKTQPGKSGIVYCLSRKKVEEIAETLQVNGIKALPYHAGLDAHTRRRNQDMFLMEEADVIVATIAFGMGIDKPDIRFVIHHDIPKSIEGYYQETGRAGRDDGEGNCIVFYSYDDIEKLEKFMKNKPVAEQEIAKQLLQETVSYAESSVCRHRQLLHYFGEEYTKDNCGCCDNCLKPKESFEGKEDIANAIQAVLDVKQLFKREYIVKLLVGDLNSDIRGAKHDKLEVFGIGADKDEKHWNAVLRQILINNFLTKEIENYGLLKVTQKGLDFLEKPYSIKLTKDHDYIEEADSSIEVGGGAKSGALDVTLFNMLKDLRRRISKEENLPPFVIFQDPSLQDMTVQYPVSLEELKNISGVGAGKAAKYGEPFVQLIAKYVKDNDITRPMDMVVKSVVNKSGLKVYIIRSVDRKLPLEDIAKAKQMPVNEMISEIERIVTSGTKLDLSYYIDEVVDEYHQEEILEYFHEADSDSIEDALDELGEEEFEEIEIRLMRIKFLSDVGN
- a CDS encoding DUF4296 domain-containing protein, whose amino-acid sequence is MLKLKPLLFYLIVVLLIVSSCSSFSKEDTDVPGDLISRDKMIVILADMQITEAFLDDLRKTGIRTNDSSLLYFQKVFKKNQVSPMEFENSLLYYKKNLEQMDMIYTDVVTRLNELKAKNDEILLQMKADSLRLDSVKIIDSFIDSLSLSSDSLYVQDSLALDSIIKHHFGNKSN
- a CDS encoding gliding motility-associated C-terminal domain-containing protein, whose translation is MKHSLIIIVLLLFTFEVYSQRTKLECLTVGEQDGSVTLTFSAGSSTTHFFIYRSTSINGTFEHIHTTSDATVDTYTDLDVNAASLSYAYYVESYVGNQLQSESAKVRTILLSVNNLDNGLVDMSWNDSGFDPNEEYHIWRRGSATAYDEHDVTFDNEYIDTTRMCEVTYYYQIRVMTNGCESISNVRGGIFKDNTQPDLIIPENASVDIETGEIRLSWLLPSIENADIRKYMIWIMNEEGESNTQYPIAEVYGYHNLSIQLDQGLVCDTTLTFSITAQDSCGNSCVWTSDYFIRTVNLHAPEYNICNDECLISWDSLRDWQDVSLQGIRVYEKVADGEFEVVADVDPTETEVSLFGFERDIEYRFYIEAYSEGNTRTSTSCIKKVIGRKPVVTDFTWLRSASVVDGKVELKWQVDSIAYIPQFAITRSENGGDFEVLDTVIGNSDTLHYYADISSRYYQSPQSYIVHPYDSCLNMGEGSNIAMTMNSSVSSYADGEALIEWTPYSKMDSIIAYQIYRVIDTLIYPFPVGEVYPESDLSYVDRYDQSVPLTAKVGYFVEAVGHFSDSMPTADTARSNVNFLAKLSNVFIPSGFDPDGGVTNIFMPIYTGIKMENYSFKILNRWGMMLYESNQPVLGWNGKFQGEFVPPGPYAYVLTYETLYGKKMRKSGVFFVL